In Thermococcus sp., one DNA window encodes the following:
- a CDS encoding PmbA/TldA family metallopeptidase: protein MHELVEFAVEKALELGASYAEARFEEKNGTSLAMKNGNPEGLSILAEKGIGIRVLVDGGMGFASTNVLTKESIAEAVKKAVKLAKAASKVRNEPIRFSDEDFHEVYYEVKMRKDFRDVSPEEKLELLRKIEEEVKATGVNVPMRYLGYSDQVWHKIIANSDGAFIESVIP, encoded by the coding sequence ATGCATGAACTCGTAGAGTTCGCGGTTGAGAAGGCCCTCGAACTGGGGGCGTCCTACGCCGAAGCGCGCTTTGAAGAAAAGAACGGCACTTCTCTGGCGATGAAGAACGGAAACCCCGAGGGCCTGTCAATACTGGCCGAGAAGGGCATTGGCATAAGGGTTCTCGTGGACGGGGGAATGGGCTTCGCCTCGACCAATGTTCTCACGAAAGAGAGCATCGCCGAGGCCGTTAAGAAGGCTGTGAAGCTCGCAAAGGCGGCCTCCAAGGTGAGGAACGAGCCGATTCGCTTTTCCGATGAGGACTTCCACGAGGTCTACTATGAGGTCAAAATGCGCAAGGACTTCCGCGACGTCTCCCCCGAGGAGAAGCTCGAACTCCTAAGAAAAATCGAGGAGGAGGTAAAGGCCACCGGCGTGAACGTGCCGATGCGCTACCTTGGCTACTCCGACCAGGTGTGGCACAAGATAATAGCCAACAGCGATGGAGCGTTCATCGAGAGCGTCATTCCG